One genomic window of Streptomyces sp. WP-1 includes the following:
- a CDS encoding FAD/NAD(P)-binding oxidoreductase, with the protein MAASPAPGTETITGRHRVAIVGGGSAGISVAARLRRAGVTDITLVEPSDSHWYQPLWTLVGGGQATLRSTRRAEASVIPDGVRWIRRHALAVDPESRTVTLSGGAELAYEHLVMAPGLQLDWDAVPGLAEAVGHDRVASNYAPEYAPRTWELIRNMRSGTAVFTHPATPLKCGGAPQKIAYLAADHWRRRGVLDRIRIILVIPDATLFKVPEWGRVLERVAGRYGIEVRLRSEMTAVDGDRREITVTDHASGRAETIGYDLLHAVPPQSAPDWVKRSPLADPAAPLGFVAADQYTLRHPRHPEVFALGDVANLPTSKTGAAVRKQAPVVAANLLDVMNGRTPAHRYDGYTSCPLVTARDRMLLAEFDYDLTPRPTFPLIDTFKERRDMWVFKRYLLPQIYWHGMLTGRL; encoded by the coding sequence ATGGCCGCAAGCCCCGCCCCCGGCACCGAGACGATCACCGGCCGGCATCGCGTCGCCATCGTCGGCGGCGGCAGCGCGGGAATCAGCGTCGCCGCCCGGCTCCGCCGCGCGGGCGTCACCGACATCACCCTCGTCGAACCGTCCGACAGCCACTGGTACCAGCCCCTGTGGACCCTGGTCGGCGGCGGCCAGGCGACCCTGCGCAGCACCCGCCGCGCCGAGGCGTCCGTGATCCCGGACGGGGTGCGCTGGATACGCCGGCACGCCCTCGCCGTCGATCCCGAGTCGCGGACGGTCACCCTCTCCGGTGGTGCCGAACTCGCCTACGAGCACCTGGTGATGGCCCCCGGGCTGCAACTGGACTGGGACGCCGTACCGGGTCTCGCCGAGGCGGTCGGACACGACCGGGTGGCCAGCAACTACGCGCCCGAGTACGCCCCGCGCACCTGGGAGCTGATCAGGAACATGCGCTCCGGCACGGCCGTCTTCACCCACCCGGCGACGCCGCTCAAGTGCGGCGGGGCGCCGCAGAAGATCGCCTACCTGGCCGCCGACCACTGGCGCAGGCGAGGGGTCCTGGATCGCATCCGGATCATCCTGGTGATCCCCGACGCCACCCTGTTCAAGGTGCCCGAGTGGGGCCGCGTCCTGGAGCGGGTGGCCGGCCGGTACGGCATCGAGGTGCGGCTGCGCTCGGAGATGACCGCCGTGGACGGCGACCGCCGCGAGATCACCGTCACCGACCATGCGAGCGGCCGCGCGGAGACCATCGGATACGACCTTCTGCACGCCGTGCCCCCGCAGAGCGCGCCCGACTGGGTCAAGCGGAGCCCGCTCGCCGATCCCGCCGCCCCGCTGGGCTTCGTCGCCGCCGACCAGTACACCCTCCGGCACCCGCGCCATCCGGAGGTGTTCGCGCTCGGCGACGTGGCGAACCTGCCGACCTCCAAGACCGGCGCGGCGGTGCGCAAGCAGGCCCCGGTGGTCGCCGCCAACCTGCTCGACGTGATGAACGGCCGGACACCGGCGCATCGGTACGACGGCTACACCTCCTGCCCGCTGGTGACCGCCCGCGACCGGATGCTGCTCGCCGAGTTCGACTACGACCTGACGCCCCGGCCGACCTTCCCGCTGATCGACACCTTCAAGGAGCGGCGCGACATGTGGGTCTTCAAGCGGTACCTGCTGCCGCAGATCTACTGGCACGGCATGCTCACCGGCCGCCTCTGA
- a CDS encoding sodium-dependent transporter: MPARAARGGRPSGWLHRRLGPAVLLCHLLALLVPGPGARLRRTALGLFGLRLDASAVALFVILFAAAFQVPPGRVLAALRQPKSVLAGLATHLLTAFVLAPVTALVLYGAGLRGPAGGLSTAVALIAAAPVAAAATVWIGRDGDVTALLAVVLLSALLSPLTMPTTLGLLGHVLPSAGHTRALVDSAAGQARALLTGAVALPCALGLLARRIVPAAVTGRLLAGAPPVAVTAMLALTYVNATAAAPVLRREPWTAVALCVAVGWGVCRLAFLAGALTARALRLPPGASATVTLACGMSNVSVSTVVVVQALPGQPHALLVALVYGLAQKVSARRAVAKGAVVPSYRTVGERGAVR, encoded by the coding sequence ATGCCCGCTCGCGCTGCCCGCGGCGGCCGGCCCTCCGGTTGGCTCCACCGGCGTCTCGGCCCCGCCGTCCTCCTCTGTCACCTGCTCGCCCTGCTCGTCCCCGGACCAGGGGCCCGGCTGCGCCGAACCGCGCTCGGCCTGTTCGGACTGCGCCTCGACGCGTCGGCCGTCGCGCTGTTCGTCATCCTCTTCGCCGCCGCCTTCCAGGTGCCGCCGGGTCGCGTCCTGGCCGCCCTCCGGCAGCCGAAGTCCGTGCTCGCGGGCCTCGCCACGCATCTGCTGACGGCCTTCGTCCTGGCGCCGGTCACCGCCCTGGTGCTGTACGGCGCCGGGCTGCGGGGACCGGCCGGCGGCCTGTCCACCGCCGTGGCGCTGATCGCGGCGGCGCCCGTGGCCGCGGCCGCGACGGTCTGGATCGGCCGGGACGGCGATGTCACCGCCCTGCTGGCCGTCGTCCTGCTCTCCGCGCTGCTCAGCCCGCTGACCATGCCCACGACGCTGGGACTGCTGGGCCACGTCCTGCCGTCGGCGGGCCACACCCGGGCGCTGGTCGACAGCGCGGCCGGGCAGGCGCGGGCGCTGCTCACCGGTGCCGTCGCCCTGCCCTGCGCGCTCGGCCTGCTCGCCCGGAGGATCGTCCCCGCCGCCGTCACCGGGCGCCTGCTCGCCGGGGCGCCGCCGGTGGCGGTCACGGCGATGCTCGCGCTGACGTACGTCAACGCCACCGCCGCGGCTCCCGTGCTGCGCCGGGAGCCCTGGACGGCCGTCGCGCTCTGCGTCGCCGTGGGGTGGGGCGTGTGCCGGCTGGCCTTCCTCGCGGGCGCGCTCACCGCCCGCGCGCTGCGGCTGCCGCCCGGCGCCTCGGCCACGGTCACCCTGGCGTGCGGCATGAGCAACGTCAGCGTCAGCACGGTCGTCGTCGTACAGGCGCTGCCCGGGCAGCCGCACGCGCTACTGGTCGCCCTGGTGTACGGGCTGGCGCAGAAGGTGTCGGCACGGCGCGCCGTCGCGAAAGGGGCCGTCGTGCCGTCGTACCGGACGGTCGGTGAGCGGGGTGCCGTCCGGTGA
- a CDS encoding DUF5954 family protein, giving the protein MDLGNVSPDGVRPVVVRVPVEPVEAAMEADALDAVLNAGEVAVRGPLFGVVSQTAEDGQRWRAVTPITAPFPQLSRDSLNSLLWFRAKDETEDRAERRALIAAVARLETEPVDELTVLGTRYRIVRAEEWAGSGAGGIELPRPTDPEPLTPDWSHGSREPEVDAGLVLDPDAPLTPAQATERLALRDFVYAGSRFPDFVIRESRRARKTHPDVVLLPTTFTVAERNGKGWEPASRPHTTALGARKSLDFHLTWLEPRTRGLIPVEADRLVDARTVAAEDPDADPVLSAYAEASERLRSGRVNQLEVLDTTYRIIRTRRMLRWGPDGPEGPRPSDTSEHGPEPIHPRLDEDGVVHYDEEGNG; this is encoded by the coding sequence ATGGACCTTGGGAATGTCAGTCCGGACGGGGTTCGGCCGGTGGTCGTGCGCGTTCCGGTGGAGCCGGTCGAGGCCGCCATGGAGGCCGACGCCCTCGACGCCGTGCTGAACGCCGGTGAAGTGGCGGTGCGCGGGCCGCTGTTCGGGGTGGTCTCGCAGACCGCCGAGGACGGGCAGCGCTGGCGGGCGGTGACCCCGATCACCGCTCCGTTCCCGCAGCTGTCGCGCGACAGCCTGAACTCCCTGCTGTGGTTCCGCGCGAAGGACGAGACCGAGGACCGGGCGGAGCGCCGTGCCCTGATCGCGGCGGTCGCGCGGCTGGAGACGGAGCCCGTCGACGAACTCACCGTGCTGGGCACGCGCTACCGGATCGTGCGCGCCGAGGAATGGGCCGGCTCCGGCGCGGGCGGCATCGAACTGCCGCGCCCGACCGATCCGGAACCCCTCACCCCCGACTGGAGCCACGGCAGCCGCGAACCGGAGGTCGACGCCGGTCTGGTCCTGGACCCCGACGCGCCGCTCACCCCGGCGCAGGCCACCGAACGGCTGGCGCTGCGCGACTTCGTGTACGCCGGCTCCCGCTTCCCCGACTTCGTGATCCGCGAGTCCCGCCGGGCCCGCAAGACCCATCCGGACGTCGTACTGCTGCCGACCACGTTCACCGTCGCGGAGCGCAACGGCAAGGGCTGGGAACCGGCGAGCCGCCCGCACACCACCGCGCTCGGCGCCCGCAAGTCGCTGGATTTCCACCTGACATGGCTCGAACCGCGTACCCGGGGCCTGATCCCCGTGGAGGCCGACCGGCTCGTCGACGCCCGCACCGTGGCGGCCGAGGACCCCGATGCCGATCCGGTGTTGTCCGCGTACGCCGAGGCCTCCGAGCGGCTGCGCTCCGGCCGGGTCAACCAGCTGGAGGTCCTCGACACCACGTACCGGATCATCCGCACCCGCCGCATGCTGCGCTGGGGACCCGACGGTCCCGAGGGCCCCCGCCCCTCCGACACCAGCGAGCACGGCCCCGAGCCCATCCACCCCCGCCTCGACGAGGACGGCGTCGTGCATTACGACGAGGAGGGCAACGGCTGA
- a CDS encoding nuclear transport factor 2 family protein, with protein sequence MSGTRPPLPPFDLDGALAKVQAAEDAWNTRDPHRVALAYTEDSVWRNRDVFLTGRAEIVAFLTAKWERELDYALRKSLWSFDGNRIAVRFQYEWHDTGGRWFRSYGNELWEFADNGLMCRREASINDVPIEETERRCFGPRPDSERGPGHDIPLA encoded by the coding sequence ATGTCCGGCACCCGCCCGCCCCTGCCGCCCTTCGACCTCGACGGCGCCCTGGCCAAGGTCCAGGCCGCCGAGGACGCCTGGAACACCCGCGATCCGCACCGGGTCGCCCTCGCCTACACGGAGGACTCCGTCTGGCGCAACCGCGACGTCTTCCTCACCGGCCGCGCGGAGATCGTCGCCTTCCTCACCGCCAAGTGGGAACGCGAACTGGACTACGCGCTGCGCAAGAGCCTGTGGAGCTTCGACGGCAACCGCATCGCCGTCCGCTTCCAGTACGAGTGGCACGACACCGGGGGCCGCTGGTTCCGCTCGTACGGCAACGAGTTGTGGGAGTTCGCCGACAACGGCCTGATGTGCCGCCGCGAGGCCTCCATCAACGACGTGCCCATCGAGGAGACGGAGCGCCGCTGCTTCGGCCCCCGACCGGACAGCGAGCGGGGCCCGGGCCACGACATCCCGCTCGCCTGA
- a CDS encoding CdaR family transcriptional regulator produces the protein MSWIAPSPRIRKLIRQGAEIVLTPRPEWLAELDAATLAGEQRMPIAEDPVLSAGIRRANRANLLHWAAANINLPGAPVPAHESEVTRAIARDIVRRGLAEPALDSYRAGESVAVRVWTRIACSLTGDHEELAELLDVSLRSISDFVDRTVAAMSAQMNAELTELTSGTHAERRATVTLLLDGAPMTRRRAEARLGYPLDATHIAAVVWTDAPDAELRQLDRAADLLAAAAGPSHLLSVMASDATRWVWLTARPDTDRVRAGLGRLPAVRVALGSAAPGVDGFRRSHLDALTTQRMLARLASAQRLASHDEVELVALLSQDLERADRFVQRTLGDLEHAPDDLTEAVRAFLAEQCNASRAATRLFTHRNTLLRRLNRADRLLPRPLAEHPLDVAAALEIRHWRGSAG, from the coding sequence ATGTCGTGGATCGCGCCGTCGCCCCGGATCCGGAAGCTGATCCGGCAGGGCGCCGAGATCGTCCTCACCCCCCGGCCCGAGTGGCTTGCCGAGCTGGACGCGGCCACCCTGGCCGGCGAGCAGCGCATGCCGATCGCCGAGGATCCGGTGCTCTCGGCCGGTATCCGGCGGGCCAACCGGGCCAATCTGCTGCACTGGGCCGCCGCCAACATCAACCTGCCGGGCGCGCCCGTGCCCGCGCACGAGAGCGAGGTGACCCGTGCCATCGCCCGGGACATCGTGCGCCGCGGCCTGGCCGAGCCCGCACTCGACTCCTACCGCGCGGGCGAGAGCGTGGCCGTGCGCGTGTGGACGCGCATCGCCTGCTCGCTCACCGGCGACCACGAGGAACTCGCCGAGCTGCTCGATGTGTCCCTGCGCTCCATCTCCGACTTCGTGGACCGGACGGTCGCGGCCATGTCCGCGCAGATGAACGCCGAGCTGACCGAGCTCACCAGCGGCACCCACGCCGAGCGCCGCGCGACCGTCACGCTGCTCCTGGACGGCGCGCCCATGACCCGCCGGCGCGCCGAGGCCCGCCTCGGCTATCCGCTGGACGCCACCCACATCGCGGCCGTCGTCTGGACCGACGCCCCCGACGCGGAGCTGCGCCAACTCGACCGCGCGGCCGACCTCTTGGCCGCGGCCGCGGGCCCCTCGCATCTGCTCAGCGTCATGGCGAGCGACGCCACCCGCTGGGTGTGGCTCACCGCGCGGCCGGACACCGACCGGGTGCGGGCCGGGCTCGGCCGGCTCCCCGCCGTGCGGGTCGCGCTCGGCTCAGCGGCCCCGGGCGTCGACGGTTTCCGCCGCAGCCACCTCGACGCCCTCACCACCCAGCGGATGCTGGCCCGGCTGGCCTCCGCCCAGCGCCTCGCCTCGCACGACGAGGTCGAACTCGTCGCCCTGCTCTCCCAGGACCTCGAACGCGCCGACCGCTTCGTCCAGCGCACCCTCGGCGATCTGGAGCACGCCCCGGACGACCTCACCGAGGCGGTCCGCGCCTTCCTGGCCGAACAGTGCAACGCCTCGCGGGCCGCCACCCGGCTGTTCACCCACCGCAACACCCTGCTGCGCCGCCTCAACCGCGCCGACCGGCTGCTCCCCCGCCCCCTCGCCGAGCATCCGCTGGACGTCGCCGCCGCGCTGGAGATCCGGCACTGGCGCGGCTCCGCCGGATGA
- a CDS encoding NAD(P)/FAD-dependent oxidoreductase yields MSCEADAPAVEHLDVLIVGAGISGIGAGHYLTTGLPGKSFAILEARADLGGTWDLFRYPGIRSDSDLHTFGYAFKPWRDAESIADAPRILAYLRETVRENRLESRIRYHHKVLGASWSSEQARWTVEIERTDTGERTTLTCGWLFCAMGYYRYDAGFTPHFEGRERFRGAIVHPQQWPEDLDHAGKRVVVIGSGATAVTLVPSMARTAARVTMVQRTPSYIMPVPREDAVANALRRLLGDRRGYALARRKNIARQRAVWSFCKRHPKAARRIIRWVNARQLPAGYPVDEHFNPPYDPWDQRLCAVPDGDLFQAIRNGSASIVTDRISTFTEKGVLLRSGREIEADIVVTATGLNVQAMGGIPMTVDGAAVHLPDTVAYKGMMLSQVPNLAYAIGYTNSSWTLKVGLLCEHFCRLLAHMSTHGYDICRPEPADPAMPTRPFLDFGAGYIQRAVDQLPRQGDRMPWLTSTGYRDDVELLRSDSVTDPELRFTRVPANERRAVAR; encoded by the coding sequence ATGTCCTGCGAAGCCGACGCGCCCGCCGTCGAACATCTGGACGTCCTGATCGTCGGCGCCGGAATATCCGGCATCGGCGCCGGCCACTACCTGACGACCGGACTGCCCGGCAAGAGCTTCGCGATCCTGGAGGCGCGCGCCGACCTCGGCGGCACCTGGGACCTGTTCCGCTACCCCGGCATCCGCTCGGACTCCGATCTGCACACCTTCGGCTACGCGTTCAAGCCGTGGCGGGACGCGGAGTCGATCGCCGACGCGCCGCGGATCCTCGCCTATCTGCGGGAGACCGTGCGCGAGAACCGCCTGGAATCCCGCATCCGCTACCACCACAAGGTGCTCGGCGCCTCCTGGTCGAGCGAACAGGCGCGCTGGACGGTCGAGATCGAGCGCACCGACACCGGCGAGCGGACGACGCTGACCTGCGGCTGGTTATTCTGCGCGATGGGCTACTACCGTTACGACGCGGGGTTCACCCCGCACTTCGAGGGGCGGGAACGTTTCCGCGGGGCGATCGTGCACCCCCAGCAGTGGCCCGAGGACCTCGACCACGCGGGCAAGCGCGTCGTGGTGATCGGCAGCGGCGCCACGGCGGTCACCCTCGTACCGTCGATGGCCCGCACCGCCGCCCGGGTGACGATGGTCCAGCGCACCCCGTCGTACATCATGCCGGTGCCCCGCGAGGACGCGGTCGCCAACGCGCTGCGCAGGCTCCTCGGTGACCGGCGGGGATACGCGCTCGCCCGGCGCAAGAACATCGCCCGGCAGCGCGCCGTCTGGTCCTTCTGCAAACGGCACCCGAAGGCGGCACGCCGGATCATCCGCTGGGTCAACGCCCGGCAACTGCCCGCGGGCTACCCTGTCGACGAGCACTTCAACCCGCCGTACGACCCCTGGGACCAGCGGCTGTGCGCGGTCCCGGACGGAGACCTCTTCCAGGCCATCAGGAACGGCAGCGCCTCGATCGTGACCGACCGGATCAGCACCTTCACCGAGAAGGGCGTCCTGCTGCGATCGGGCCGCGAGATCGAGGCCGACATCGTCGTCACCGCCACCGGGCTGAACGTGCAGGCGATGGGCGGCATCCCGATGACCGTCGACGGAGCCGCCGTCCATCTGCCCGACACCGTCGCCTACAAGGGCATGATGCTCTCCCAAGTCCCCAACCTCGCCTACGCCATCGGCTACACCAACTCCTCCTGGACCCTGAAGGTCGGCCTGCTGTGCGAGCACTTCTGCCGCCTGCTGGCCCATATGAGCACGCACGGGTACGACATCTGCCGCCCCGAACCGGCCGACCCCGCCATGCCCACCCGGCCGTTCCTCGACTTCGGGGCCGGCTACATCCAGCGCGCCGTCGACCAACTGCCCCGGCAGGGCGACCGCATGCCCTGGCTGACCTCCACCGGCTACCGCGACGACGTCGAACTGCTGCGCTCCGACAGCGTCACCGATCCCGAACTGCGCTTCACCCGGGTTCCCGCCAACGAGCGCCGGGCGGTGGCCCGATGA
- a CDS encoding alpha/beta fold hydrolase, which translates to MSDTGDRFLTTPAGLRLCYRVDGPADGVPLLLIAGLGLDLTSWPRPMVDAFTGSGFRVVRPDNRDIGRSDRVGTSPPGLLRQALARPRPDAYDLADMAEDTRHLLDHLGIERVHLAGMSMGGMIAQTLAARHPHRVATLTSIFSTTGSRKVGQPALSTLVRMAKRPARTPEESVTRHLALLAHIGSRVFPPDEAGERAWANGVWERGRDAAGVARQIGAIQASGDRTAELRRITAPTVVVHGTRDPMVHPSGGRATAAAVPGARHVEITGMGHHLAPGVLDRLVGLTTDLARGHGAAVTRTRTEEAA; encoded by the coding sequence ATGAGCGACACCGGGGACCGCTTCCTCACCACCCCGGCGGGCCTGCGCCTGTGCTACCGCGTCGACGGGCCCGCCGACGGTGTGCCCCTGCTGCTGATCGCCGGGCTCGGCCTGGACCTCACCTCCTGGCCGCGGCCGATGGTGGACGCCTTCACCGGCAGCGGATTCCGGGTCGTCCGCCCCGACAACCGCGACATCGGCCGCTCCGACCGCGTCGGGACGTCGCCGCCGGGGCTGCTGCGCCAGGCGCTGGCCCGGCCGCGCCCGGACGCCTACGACCTCGCCGACATGGCCGAGGACACCCGCCACCTCCTCGACCACCTCGGCATCGAACGGGTCCACCTGGCCGGCATGTCGATGGGCGGCATGATCGCGCAGACCCTCGCGGCCCGGCACCCGCACCGCGTCGCCACCCTCACCTCCATCTTCTCCACCACGGGCAGCAGGAAGGTCGGGCAGCCGGCGCTCTCCACCCTGGTGCGCATGGCCAAGCGCCCCGCCAGGACACCCGAGGAATCGGTGACCCGGCACCTGGCCCTGCTCGCCCACATCGGCTCCCGCGTCTTCCCGCCCGACGAGGCGGGGGAGCGGGCCTGGGCCAACGGGGTGTGGGAACGCGGCCGGGACGCCGCGGGCGTCGCCCGCCAGATCGGCGCCATCCAGGCATCCGGGGACCGCACCGCCGAACTGCGCCGGATCACCGCCCCCACCGTGGTCGTCCACGGCACCCGGGACCCCATGGTGCACCCGAGCGGCGGCCGCGCGACGGCCGCCGCCGTCCCCGGCGCCCGGCACGTGGAGATCACCGGCATGGGCCACCATCTCGCCCCCGGGGTCCTCGACCGTCTCGTCGGCCTGACCACCGACCTCGCCCGCGGCCATGGCGCCGCCGTCACCCGCACCCGGACAGAGGAAGCCGCATGA
- a CDS encoding SDR family oxidoreductase, which produces MSTVTGKVAVVTGAGSGIGRGLAAELARRGARLALSDVDETGLAETAAQVESLGAEAHTARLDVSDRAAVESYATAVAEHFGVVHQVYNNAGIGGGGGTVLETDWSVYDRTIAVNLFGVVHGTKAFLPHLIASGDGHVVNISSLNGIMAQPTLSAYCAAKFGVRGFTETLRTEMLAGRHPVRVSVVHPGGVRTNIATAVLDAARSQGIEIPARQLARARTYNEKLLKMPAPQAATIIVDGVAAGRPRIMVGRDAQAADLVVRLFPRLSPKLTVLFERRLFGKA; this is translated from the coding sequence ATGAGCACAGTCACCGGCAAGGTCGCCGTCGTCACCGGCGCCGGCTCCGGCATCGGCCGGGGCCTCGCGGCCGAACTCGCCCGCCGCGGCGCCCGGCTCGCCCTCAGCGACGTCGACGAGACCGGCCTCGCCGAGACCGCCGCACAGGTCGAGTCCCTCGGCGCCGAGGCGCACACCGCGCGGCTCGACGTCAGCGACCGGGCGGCCGTCGAGAGCTACGCCACGGCCGTCGCCGAGCACTTCGGGGTCGTCCACCAGGTGTACAACAACGCCGGTATCGGCGGAGGCGGCGGCACCGTCCTCGAAACCGACTGGAGCGTCTACGACCGTACGATCGCGGTGAATCTCTTCGGGGTCGTCCACGGCACCAAGGCGTTCCTGCCCCATCTGATCGCCTCGGGCGACGGGCACGTGGTCAACATCTCCAGCCTCAACGGGATCATGGCGCAGCCCACGCTCAGCGCCTACTGCGCCGCCAAGTTCGGGGTGCGCGGCTTCACCGAGACGCTGCGCACGGAGATGCTCGCGGGGCGCCATCCCGTACGGGTCAGCGTCGTCCACCCCGGCGGCGTCAGGACCAACATCGCCACCGCGGTCCTCGACGCGGCCCGCAGCCAGGGCATCGAGATCCCCGCCCGGCAGCTGGCCCGCGCCCGCACCTACAACGAGAAGCTCCTGAAAATGCCCGCTCCGCAGGCCGCCACCATCATCGTCGACGGCGTGGCGGCCGGCCGGCCCCGCATCATGGTGGGCCGCGACGCCCAGGCCGCCGACCTCGTCGTCCGCCTCTTCCCCCGCCTGTCCCCGAAGCTGACCGTGCTGTTCGAACGCAGGCTCTTCGGGAAGGCGTGA
- a CDS encoding acyl-CoA reductase: protein MRVRLVVLRFSSRGTEWLRRDGRALRAPARDVLRNGRRTCSRPQVVYVDTDDTEVLFTEAHAPAEALAAEADALPALQRYSRRVSTVLPGVAEVAGGNRR from the coding sequence GTGCGGGTCCGGCTCGTGGTGCTGCGGTTCTCCTCCCGGGGCACCGAGTGGCTGCGCCGGGACGGTCGGGCGCTGCGGGCGCCGGCCCGGGACGTCCTGCGCAACGGCCGGCGCACCTGTTCGCGCCCCCAGGTCGTGTACGTCGACACGGACGACACGGAGGTGCTGTTCACCGAGGCCCACGCCCCCGCGGAGGCGTTGGCCGCCGAGGCGGACGCGTTACCGGCGCTCCAGCGGTACAGCCGCAGGGTCAGCACCGTGCTGCCGGGGGTCGCGGAAGTCGCCGGGGGCAACCGGCGCTGA
- a CDS encoding MSMEG_1061 family FMN-dependent PPOX-type flavoprotein, whose protein sequence is MTPTPASTAFDSLRLDAVTDQETLRRVYELPSAAAVRKQMTELTEQTRQLIGCSSLVLVASTDAEGNCDVSPRGGPAGFVSVLDARTVAIPDATGNKRLDTLQNVIATGRAGLLFVVPGRTTTLRVNGRACVSTRPDLLSQLTAVGKPPASALVVGIEEVYPHCPKSLLRSGAWKPEQWLAADAQPTSAEVTLAQLRMPELTIADIEQTEADSLKYRYE, encoded by the coding sequence ATGACGCCGACTCCTGCCAGCACCGCATTCGACTCGCTCCGTCTCGACGCCGTGACCGACCAGGAGACGCTGCGCCGGGTCTACGAACTCCCGAGCGCCGCGGCCGTGCGCAAGCAGATGACCGAACTCACCGAGCAGACCCGGCAGTTGATCGGCTGCTCGTCGCTGGTGCTGGTCGCCAGCACGGACGCCGAGGGCAACTGCGACGTCTCCCCGCGCGGCGGCCCCGCCGGGTTCGTCTCCGTCCTGGACGCCCGGACGGTGGCGATACCGGACGCGACCGGCAACAAGCGTCTGGACACCCTGCAGAACGTCATCGCCACCGGCCGGGCCGGGCTGCTGTTCGTCGTCCCGGGACGCACCACGACGCTGCGCGTCAACGGCCGGGCCTGCGTCTCCACCCGCCCGGACCTGCTGTCGCAGCTCACCGCCGTGGGCAAGCCGCCGGCCAGCGCGCTGGTCGTGGGCATCGAGGAGGTCTACCCGCACTGCCCCAAGTCGCTGCTGCGCAGCGGCGCCTGGAAGCCGGAACAGTGGCTGGCGGCGGACGCCCAGCCCACCTCGGCCGAGGTGACACTGGCGCAGCTGCGGATGCCGGAACTGACGATCGCCGACATCGAACAGACCGAGGCGGACTCGCTCAAGTACCGGTACGAGTAA